A portion of the Haemophilus influenzae genome contains these proteins:
- the proB gene encoding glutamate 5-kinase → MNKKTIVVKFGTSTLTQGSPKLNSPHMMEIVRQIAQLHNDGFRIVIVTSGAIAAGRHYLNHPQLPPTIASKQLLAAVGQSQLIQAWEKLFAIYDIHIGQLLLTRADIEDRERFLNARDTLHALLDNHIIPVINENDAVATAEIKVGDNDNLSALVAILVQAEQLYLLTDQQGLFDSDPRKNPEAKLIPVVEQITDHIRSIAGGSGTNLGTGGMMTKIIAADVATRSGIETIIAPGNRPNVIADLAYEQNIGTKFIAHQSDRLESRKQWLFAAPSAGIITVDEGAQNAILEQNKSLLPAGIINVEGRFSRGEVVKIRTQSGKDIALGMPRYNSDALQLIKSRKSADIENVLGYEYGAVAMHRDDMIILS, encoded by the coding sequence ATGAACAAAAAAACAATCGTTGTGAAATTCGGTACAAGCACGCTAACTCAGGGTTCGCCAAAACTGAATTCGCCACATATGATGGAAATCGTTCGTCAAATTGCACAATTGCATAATGATGGATTTCGTATAGTGATCGTGACTTCTGGTGCGATTGCAGCGGGTCGCCATTATTTAAATCATCCTCAATTACCACCCACTATCGCCTCAAAGCAACTGCTTGCAGCGGTTGGTCAGAGCCAATTAATTCAGGCTTGGGAAAAATTATTTGCTATTTATGATATCCATATCGGGCAACTTTTATTAACCCGTGCAGATATTGAAGATCGCGAACGTTTTTTAAATGCGCGAGATACTTTACACGCACTTTTAGATAACCACATTATTCCTGTGATTAATGAAAATGACGCGGTGGCGACTGCGGAAATTAAAGTAGGTGACAATGACAATTTATCGGCATTAGTCGCTATTCTTGTTCAAGCGGAACAACTTTATTTATTGACTGATCAACAAGGTTTATTCGATAGTGATCCGCGTAAAAATCCTGAAGCAAAATTAATTCCAGTTGTAGAACAAATCACGGATCATATTCGCTCAATCGCAGGAGGAAGTGGTACAAATCTTGGCACTGGAGGAATGATGACTAAAATCATTGCAGCCGACGTTGCCACTCGCTCTGGAATTGAAACCATTATTGCACCGGGTAATCGTCCAAATGTGATCGCTGATCTTGCTTATGAACAAAATATTGGCACAAAATTTATTGCACATCAATCTGATCGATTAGAAAGCCGCAAACAATGGCTTTTCGCCGCGCCATCGGCAGGCATCATCACTGTTGATGAAGGGGCCCAAAACGCTATTCTTGAACAAAATAAATCCTTATTACCCGCTGGCATTATTAACGTGGAAGGGCGTTTCTCGCGTGGTGAAGTAGTCAAAATACGCACTCAATCGGGTAAAGACATTGCACTAGGTATGCCACGCTATAACAGCGATGCCCTACAATTAATTAAGAGTAGAAAATCAGCAGACATTGAAAATGTTTTAGGCTATGAATACGGTGCAGTAGCAATGCATCGTGATGATATGATTATTTTGTCATAA
- the folA gene encoding type 3 dihydrofolate reductase: MTFSLIVATTLNNVIGKDNQMPWHLPADLAWFRQNTTGKPVIMGRKTFESIGRPLPKRTNIVLSRQLFEHEGVIWKDSFESAVNFVRDFDEIMLIGGGELFKQYLPKADKLYLTQIQTELDGDTFFPQLNWEEWEIEFDEYRKADEQNRYDCRFLILTRK, from the coding sequence ATGACATTTAGTTTAATTGTGGCGACAACATTAAATAATGTGATTGGTAAAGATAACCAAATGCCTTGGCACTTGCCTGCAGATTTAGCTTGGTTTCGTCAGAACACCACTGGTAAACCTGTCATTATGGGGCGTAAAACCTTTGAAAGTATTGGTCGTCCACTACCTAAACGTACCAATATCGTACTTTCTCGCCAGCTTTTTGAACACGAAGGTGTGATATGGAAAGATAGCTTTGAAAGTGCGGTCAATTTTGTCAGAGATTTTGATGAAATTATGTTGATTGGTGGGGGAGAGTTATTCAAACAATATTTACCCAAAGCAGATAAGTTATACCTTACTCAAATTCAAACAGAACTAGATGGCGATACTTTTTTCCCTCAATTGAATTGGGAGGAGTGGGAAATTGAATTTGATGAATATCGTAAGGCAGATGAACAAAATCGCTATGATTGCCGATTTTTAATTCTTACCCGAAAATAA
- a CDS encoding EmrA/EmrK family multidrug efflux transporter periplasmic adaptor subunit: MTKTAIETPSNKSVSKKTNRKKNLSIFIFILLIIGIACALYWFFFLKDFEETEDAYVGGNQVMVSSQVAGNVAKINADNMDKVHAGDILVELDDTNAKLSFEQAKSNLANAVRQVEQLGFTVQQLQSAVHANEISLAQAQGNLARRVQLEKMGAIDKESFQHAKEAVELAKANLNASKNQLAANQALLSNVPLREQPQIQNAMSSLKQAWLNLQRTKIRSPIDGYVARRNVQVGQAVSVGGALMAVVSNEQMWLEANFKETQLTNMRIGQPVKIHFDLYGKNKEFDGVINGIEMGTGNAFSLLPSQNATGNWIKVVQRVPVRIKLDPQQFAEMPLRIGLSATAKVRISDSSGAMLREKAEPKTLFATDTLKYDESAVEDLIESIIQQNSH; this comes from the coding sequence ATGACGAAAACTGCAATTGAAACTCCATCAAATAAATCTGTATCAAAGAAAACTAATCGTAAAAAAAATTTAAGCATTTTTATTTTTATCTTGCTTATTATTGGTATTGCTTGTGCTTTGTATTGGTTTTTCTTCTTGAAGGATTTTGAAGAAACAGAAGATGCTTATGTGGGCGGTAATCAAGTGATGGTGTCATCACAAGTTGCAGGTAATGTAGCGAAGATTAATGCTGACAATATGGATAAAGTCCATGCAGGTGATATTCTAGTTGAATTGGATGATACGAATGCGAAACTTAGTTTCGAACAGGCCAAAAGCAATCTCGCCAATGCTGTACGTCAGGTAGAACAACTCGGTTTCACTGTGCAACAATTGCAATCAGCTGTGCACGCCAATGAAATTTCTTTAGCTCAAGCTCAAGGCAATTTGGCTCGCCGAGTTCAACTTGAAAAAATGGGTGCGATTGATAAAGAATCTTTCCAACACGCAAAAGAAGCTGTCGAGCTTGCCAAAGCAAATTTAAATGCCTCTAAAAATCAATTGGCTGCTAATCAGGCTTTATTGAGTAACGTTCCATTACGTGAACAACCGCAAATACAAAATGCAATGAGTTCACTCAAACAGGCTTGGTTGAATTTACAACGTACAAAAATTAGAAGTCCAATTGATGGCTATGTGGCGCGTCGTAATGTTCAAGTTGGGCAAGCCGTTTCAGTGGGTGGCGCGTTAATGGCGGTGGTATCTAATGAACAAATGTGGCTAGAAGCTAACTTCAAAGAAACCCAATTAACGAATATGCGCATTGGTCAGCCAGTAAAAATCCATTTTGATTTATACGGTAAAAATAAAGAATTTGATGGCGTGATAAATGGTATTGAAATGGGGACTGGCAATGCGTTTTCTCTTTTGCCTTCACAAAATGCCACTGGTAACTGGATTAAAGTGGTGCAACGTGTACCTGTGCGAATTAAATTAGATCCACAACAATTTGCCGAAATGCCATTGAGAATTGGTCTTTCTGCAACGGCAAAAGTAAGAATTTCAGATTCATCAGGTGCAATGTTACGAGAAAAAGCAGAACCGAAAACTTTATTTGCTACTGATACACTTAAATATGATGAAAGTGCGGTAGAAGATTTAATTGAATCTATCATTCAGCAAAACAGCCATTAA
- a CDS encoding DHA2 family efflux MFS transporter permease subunit produces the protein MDNSAKKFPPIQGGALILLTLALSLATFMQVLDSTIANVAIPTIAGDLGASFSQGTWVITSFGVANAISIPITGWLAKRFGEVRLFLVSTFLFVVSSWLCGIADSLEALIIYRVIQGAVAGPVIPLSQSLLLNNYPPEKRGMALAFWSMTIVVAPIFGPILGGWISDNIHWGWIFFINVPIGLLVVLISWKILGSRESEIVHQPIDKVGLVLLVLGVGCLQLMLDQGREQDWFNSNEIIILAVVAVVCLIALIIWELTDDNPVVDISLFHSRNFSVGCLCTSLAFLIYLGSVVLIPLLLQQVFHYTATWAGLAASPVGLFPILLSPIIGRFGYKIDMRILVTISFIVYAITFYWRAVTFEPSMTFVDVALPQLVQGLAVSCFFMPLTTITLSGLPAHKMASASSLFNFLRTLAGSVGTSLTTFMWYNREAVHHTQLTEHINPYNPISQSFYHQMNQFGLSDTQTSAYLAQQITSQGFIIGANEIFWLSAMGFLGLLIVIWFAKPPFGTQH, from the coding sequence ATGGACAATTCTGCAAAAAAATTCCCACCTATTCAAGGTGGCGCGCTGATTTTATTAACGCTGGCTTTATCGCTCGCCACCTTTATGCAGGTATTAGATTCTACGATTGCAAATGTGGCGATTCCTACTATTGCAGGCGATCTTGGCGCATCTTTTAGTCAAGGTACGTGGGTAATTACTTCTTTTGGTGTGGCAAATGCGATTTCTATTCCAATAACGGGTTGGTTAGCAAAACGTTTTGGCGAAGTGCGGTTATTTTTAGTCTCAACTTTTTTATTTGTTGTCTCTTCTTGGCTCTGTGGGATTGCGGATAGTCTTGAAGCATTAATTATTTACCGAGTCATTCAAGGTGCTGTCGCAGGCCCAGTGATCCCTCTTTCTCAAAGTTTATTATTAAATAATTATCCACCAGAAAAACGCGGAATGGCATTGGCATTTTGGTCAATGACTATTGTGGTTGCACCTATTTTTGGCCCAATTTTAGGCGGATGGATTAGCGATAATATCCATTGGGGATGGATCTTTTTTATCAATGTTCCGATCGGTTTGTTAGTTGTGCTAATCAGCTGGAAGATTTTGGGTAGCCGAGAAAGTGAAATTGTTCATCAACCTATTGATAAAGTCGGTTTAGTTTTACTTGTCTTAGGCGTGGGATGTTTGCAATTAATGCTTGATCAGGGTCGTGAGCAAGATTGGTTTAATTCTAATGAAATCATTATATTAGCCGTTGTTGCTGTCGTTTGTCTGATTGCCTTGATTATCTGGGAATTGACAGATGACAATCCTGTAGTGGATATTTCGCTTTTCCATTCTCGTAATTTTAGCGTAGGGTGTTTATGTACTAGTTTAGCCTTTTTGATTTATCTAGGTTCTGTGGTATTAATTCCGCTCTTGCTACAACAAGTCTTCCATTACACCGCGACGTGGGCAGGGCTTGCGGCTTCCCCAGTTGGATTATTCCCAATTTTGCTTTCACCGATTATTGGGCGTTTCGGTTATAAGATCGATATGCGAATTTTAGTGACGATAAGCTTTATTGTATATGCAATAACATTTTATTGGCGAGCGGTAACCTTCGAGCCATCAATGACATTTGTTGATGTAGCTTTACCACAATTAGTGCAAGGTTTAGCGGTGTCCTGTTTCTTTATGCCACTTACTACAATAACGCTGTCTGGCTTGCCTGCGCATAAAATGGCTTCAGCCTCTAGCTTATTTAACTTCTTGAGAACTTTAGCGGGTTCTGTAGGAACATCTTTGACCACATTTATGTGGTATAACCGTGAAGCTGTTCACCACACTCAATTAACAGAACACATTAATCCTTATAACCCAATTTCCCAAAGTTTTTACCATCAAATGAATCAATTTGGTTTAAGTGATACGCAAACTTCAGCTTACCTTGCTCAACAAATAACATCGCAAGGATTTATTATTGGCGCAAATGAAATATTTTGGTTATCAGCTATGGGATTCTTAGGATTGCTTATTGTGATTTGGTTTGCAAAACCACCTTTTGGTACTCAGCATTAA
- the ftsN gene encoding cell division protein FtsN, producing the protein MAHRDFAARRSSNNKKKNKKKNTNVLIFLALFIVLVFVVGLYLLKNQNSKVSVQQAITQQEKAQPKSVLPNRPEEVWSYIKALETRTVPVDNNPASVEQNMRLTEEQRQVLIQIERDQKAADEARKLAEQQRIEDATRTQSKKTEDMKNTEAEIVKLESIKKQDSQKIESAKKVEQIKTVNNVRDSKKFGLQCGAFKNQAQAENLQGRLQMTGLNAQIQTNGEWNRVRVASFDTRELAVQAQSRAKTVTDCVVIGM; encoded by the coding sequence GTGGCACATCGAGATTTTGCTGCGCGTCGTAGCTCAAATAATAAGAAAAAAAATAAGAAAAAGAATACAAATGTCTTGATTTTTCTTGCTTTATTTATTGTTCTAGTTTTTGTTGTTGGACTTTATTTGTTGAAAAATCAGAACAGTAAGGTAAGCGTGCAGCAAGCTATAACACAACAGGAAAAAGCTCAACCTAAAAGTGTGTTACCTAATCGTCCAGAGGAAGTGTGGAGTTATATTAAAGCCTTAGAAACGCGTACTGTACCTGTAGATAATAATCCAGCGAGTGTAGAACAAAATATGCGTTTAACAGAAGAACAACGTCAAGTTTTAATTCAAATAGAAAGAGATCAAAAAGCGGCTGATGAAGCTAGAAAACTGGCTGAGCAACAGAGAATAGAAGATGCAACGAGAACTCAATCCAAAAAAACGGAAGATATGAAAAATACAGAGGCAGAAATCGTAAAATTGGAATCAATTAAAAAGCAAGACTCACAGAAAATTGAAAGCGCAAAAAAAGTAGAACAAATAAAAACGGTTAATAATGTACGGGATAGCAAGAAATTTGGTTTACAATGCGGTGCTTTCAAAAATCAAGCGCAAGCTGAAAATTTGCAAGGTCGTTTACAGATGACAGGATTAAATGCTCAAATACAAACTAACGGCGAATGGAACCGTGTTCGTGTAGCAAGTTTTGATACTCGAGAGCTTGCAGTACAGGCGCAAAGTAGAGCTAAAACTGTTACCGATTGTGTTGTGATTGGTATGTAA
- the acrB gene encoding multidrug efflux RND transporter permease subunit AcrB, whose protein sequence is MKFTDIFIRRPVLAVSISLLMIILGLQAISKLAVREYPKMTTTVITVSTAYPGADANLIQAFVTSKLEESIAQADNIDYMSSTSAPSSSTITIKMKLNTDPAGALADVLAKVNAVKSALPNGIEDPSVSSSSGGSGIMYISFRSKKLDSSQVTDYINRVVKPQLFTIEGVAEVQVFGAAEYALRIWLDPQKMAAQNLSVPTVMSALSANNVQTAAGNDNGYYVSYRNKVETTTKSVEQLSNLIISSNGDDLVRLRDIATVELNKESDNSRATANGAESVVLAINPTSTANPLTVAEKIRPLYESIKTQLPDSMESDILYDRTIAINSSIHEVIKTIGEATLIVLVVILMFIGSFRAILIPILAIPISLIGVLMLLQSFNFSINLMTLLALILAIGLVVDDAIVVLENIDRHIKAGETPFRAAIIGTREIAVPVISMTIALIAVYSPMALMGGITGTLFKEFALTLAGAVFISGVVALTLSPMMSSKLLKSNAKPTWMEERVEHTLGKVNRVYEYMLDLVMLNRKSMLAFAVVIFSTLPFLFNSLSSELTPNEDKGAFIAIGNAPSSVNVDYIQNAMQPYMKNVMETPEVSFGMSIAGAPTSNSSLNIITLKDWKERSRKQSAIMNEINEKAKSIPEVSVSAFNIPEIDTGEQGAPVSIVLKTAQDYKSLANTAEKFLSAMKASGKFIYTNLDLTYDTAQMTISVDKEKAGTYGITMQQISNTLGSFLSGATVTRVDVDGRAYKVISQVKRDDRLSPESFQNYYLTASNGQSVPLSSVISMKLETQPTSLPRFSQLNSAEISAVPMPGTSSGDAIAWLQQHATDNLPQGYTFDFKSEARQLVQEGNALAVTFALAVIIIFLVLAIQFESIRDPMVIMISVPLAVSGALVSLNILSFFSIAGTTLNIYSQVGLITLVGLITKHGILMCEVAKEEQLNYGKTRIEAITHAAKVRLRPILMTTAAMVAGLIPLLYATGAGAVSRFSIGIVIVAGLSIGTIFTLFVLPVVYSYVATEHKPLPVFDENKTTH, encoded by the coding sequence ATGAAATTTACCGATATATTTATTCGTCGTCCTGTTTTAGCAGTTTCAATTAGTTTGTTAATGATTATTTTAGGGTTGCAAGCAATCTCGAAATTGGCAGTGCGTGAATACCCTAAAATGACTACTACAGTCATTACAGTGAGTACCGCATATCCAGGGGCAGATGCGAATTTAATCCAAGCATTTGTTACGTCAAAATTGGAAGAATCTATCGCGCAAGCCGATAATATTGATTATATGTCTTCGACTAGTGCGCCTAGTAGTTCGACTATTACAATAAAAATGAAATTAAATACCGATCCTGCAGGAGCGTTAGCAGATGTGTTAGCCAAAGTGAATGCAGTAAAGTCAGCATTACCAAATGGTATTGAAGATCCTAGTGTATCCTCTTCTTCAGGTGGGAGCGGTATTATGTATATCAGTTTCCGATCTAAAAAACTAGATTCTAGTCAGGTAACTGATTACATCAATCGTGTAGTCAAACCACAGTTGTTTACCATTGAAGGTGTTGCCGAAGTACAGGTATTTGGTGCAGCTGAATATGCATTACGTATTTGGCTTGATCCACAAAAAATGGCAGCTCAAAATCTTTCTGTGCCAACAGTGATGTCTGCGCTTTCTGCAAATAATGTACAAACGGCTGCGGGGAACGATAATGGCTATTATGTGAGTTATCGTAATAAAGTGGAGACTACAACGAAATCAGTGGAACAACTCAGCAACTTAATTATTTCATCAAATGGCGATGATTTAGTGCGTTTGCGTGATATTGCAACCGTTGAATTAAATAAAGAAAGTGATAATTCGCGTGCTACGGCAAATGGCGCAGAGTCCGTTGTGTTAGCCATCAATCCAACCTCAACAGCAAACCCTTTGACTGTCGCAGAAAAAATTCGCCCTTTATATGAAAGTATAAAAACACAACTGCCAGACAGTATGGAAAGCGATATTCTTTATGACCGCACTATTGCCATTAATAGCTCTATTCACGAGGTCATAAAAACTATTGGTGAAGCTACTTTGATCGTTTTAGTAGTAATTTTAATGTTTATCGGTTCGTTCCGTGCCATTTTAATTCCAATATTGGCTATTCCAATTTCTCTTATTGGCGTATTAATGCTGCTACAAAGTTTCAACTTTTCTATTAATTTAATGACCTTGCTTGCTTTAATTCTTGCCATAGGTTTAGTCGTAGATGATGCTATTGTGGTGCTGGAGAATATTGATCGTCATATTAAAGCGGGAGAAACGCCATTCCGAGCAGCAATTATTGGTACGCGTGAAATTGCAGTCCCTGTTATTTCTATGACTATTGCGTTGATCGCGGTTTATTCGCCAATGGCTTTAATGGGCGGCATTACCGGCACATTGTTTAAAGAGTTTGCTTTAACCCTTGCTGGTGCAGTATTTATTTCTGGTGTTGTGGCATTAACGTTATCGCCAATGATGAGTAGTAAGTTACTCAAATCCAATGCTAAACCAACATGGATGGAAGAACGCGTAGAACATACCTTAGGTAAAGTAAATCGTGTTTACGAATACATGCTTGATCTCGTTATGCTCAATCGTAAATCAATGCTGGCTTTTGCGGTCGTGATTTTCTCAACGCTCCCATTTTTGTTTAATTCACTTTCTAGTGAATTAACGCCAAATGAAGATAAAGGCGCATTTATTGCAATTGGTAACGCGCCATCTAGCGTAAATGTGGATTACATTCAAAATGCAATGCAACCATATATGAAAAATGTAATGGAAACACCCGAAGTCTCTTTTGGTATGAGCATTGCTGGCGCGCCAACTTCTAATAGCTCGTTAAATATCATCACATTGAAAGATTGGAAAGAACGTTCACGTAAACAATCCGCAATAATGAATGAAATTAATGAAAAAGCAAAATCAATTCCAGAAGTGTCAGTATCAGCATTTAACATTCCTGAAATTGATACAGGGGAACAAGGCGCTCCAGTCTCTATTGTATTGAAAACTGCACAAGATTATAAATCTTTGGCAAACACCGCAGAGAAATTCCTCAGTGCGATGAAAGCCTCTGGCAAATTTATTTATACAAATTTAGATTTGACCTATGACACGGCACAAATGACAATTTCAGTAGATAAAGAAAAAGCGGGAACTTACGGCATCACGATGCAACAAATCAGTAATACTTTAGGGAGTTTCTTATCTGGTGCGACAGTTACGCGTGTGGATGTGGATGGGCGTGCTTATAAAGTCATTTCGCAGGTAAAACGAGATGATCGCTTATCGCCAGAAAGTTTCCAAAATTATTATTTAACTGCATCTAATGGTCAATCAGTGCCATTAAGTAGTGTTATTAGTATGAAATTAGAAACTCAGCCAACATCATTACCGCGTTTCAGCCAATTAAATTCGGCTGAAATCAGTGCTGTACCAATGCCGGGTACATCAAGTGGTGATGCCATTGCTTGGCTTCAACAACATGCAACAGACAATTTACCGCAAGGCTATACGTTTGATTTTAAATCTGAAGCACGTCAATTAGTCCAAGAAGGCAACGCATTAGCCGTCACTTTTGCATTGGCTGTTATCATCATATTCTTGGTACTTGCCATTCAGTTTGAATCTATACGTGACCCAATGGTAATTATGATTTCCGTACCATTAGCCGTAAGTGGTGCATTGGTGAGCTTAAATATTTTATCCTTCTTTAGCATCGCAGGAACAACATTAAATATCTACTCTCAAGTTGGGTTGATTACTCTCGTGGGATTAATCACCAAACACGGTATCTTAATGTGCGAAGTGGCAAAAGAAGAACAGTTAAACTATGGTAAAACTCGTATTGAGGCAATCACTCACGCGGCAAAAGTGCGTTTGCGTCCAATTCTAATGACAACTGCTGCAATGGTAGCTGGCTTAATTCCATTACTCTATGCAACAGGTGCAGGAGCGGTATCTCGCTTTAGTATTGGGATAGTGATTGTAGCGGGATTATCCATTGGTACTATTTTTACCTTGTTCGTCTTGCCTGTGGTATATAGCTATGTCGCAACTGAACACAAACCATTACCGGTTTTTGATGAAAATAAAACAACCCACTAA
- the acrA gene encoding multidrug efflux RND transporter periplasmic adaptor subunit AcrA produces the protein MSQTQHQRPKRSHIFLMKIILVVFVLIFVGVIGFNMIKGVMISRAIAEMPEPSSPVTALEVQPREWTPVINTTGLVRPNQGVMLSTQNAGAVSQVLVQNGQNVKKGEVLVELDSSVERANLQAAQAQLSALRQTYQRYVGLLNSNAVSRQEMDNAKSAYDAQVASIESLKAAIERRKIVAPFDGKAGIVKVNVGQYVNVGTEIVRVEDTSSMKVDFALSQNDLDKLHIGQRVTATTDARLGETFSARITAIEPAINSSTGLVDVQATFDSEDGHKLLSGMFSRLRIALPTETNQVVVPQVAISYNMYGEIAYLLEPLSEEEKGKMSGNEKLDRLYRAKQITVFTKDRQGVHAQLQGNEVKAGDKIITGGQQGIGNGSLVEWIKKDIVGAVEPAHKTPL, from the coding sequence ATGAGTCAAACTCAACATCAAAGACCAAAACGCTCACATATTTTCTTGATGAAAATAATTTTAGTGGTATTTGTCTTAATTTTTGTCGGTGTCATCGGTTTTAATATGATAAAAGGCGTAATGATAAGCCGAGCAATTGCAGAAATGCCAGAACCTTCAAGCCCAGTGACCGCACTTGAAGTACAACCACGTGAGTGGACGCCAGTTATTAACACAACAGGTCTTGTGCGTCCAAATCAAGGTGTGATGCTCAGTACACAAAATGCGGGCGCGGTTTCACAAGTACTTGTTCAAAATGGACAAAATGTGAAAAAAGGTGAGGTGCTTGTGGAACTTGATAGTTCTGTTGAACGAGCTAATCTACAAGCTGCTCAGGCACAATTATCAGCACTTCGTCAAACTTACCAACGTTATGTGGGCTTATTAAATAGCAATGCTGTATCACGTCAAGAAATGGATAACGCAAAATCGGCTTATGATGCTCAAGTAGCTAGTATTGAATCTCTAAAAGCAGCAATTGAACGTCGTAAAATTGTTGCGCCATTTGATGGCAAAGCAGGTATTGTGAAAGTAAACGTTGGTCAATATGTGAATGTTGGAACAGAAATTGTGCGTGTAGAAGATACTAGCTCAATGAAAGTGGATTTTGCTCTTTCACAAAATGATTTAGATAAATTACATATCGGTCAGCGCGTTACAGCGACAACAGATGCTCGCTTGGGCGAAACATTTTCAGCTCGAATCACTGCGATTGAACCTGCCATTAATTCATCAACAGGTTTAGTTGATGTTCAGGCTACTTTTGATTCTGAAGATGGGCATAAATTGCTTTCAGGTATGTTCTCTCGCTTACGCATTGCACTTCCAACTGAAACAAATCAAGTTGTCGTTCCACAAGTAGCTATTAGCTACAATATGTATGGCGAAATTGCCTATTTACTTGAACCATTATCTGAAGAAGAAAAAGGAAAAATGTCAGGTAATGAAAAATTGGATCGTCTCTATCGTGCGAAACAGATCACCGTATTTACTAAAGATCGTCAAGGTGTTCATGCTCAATTACAGGGAAATGAAGTTAAAGCGGGAGATAAAATTATTACAGGCGGTCAGCAAGGTATTGGTAATGGAAGTCTTGTGGAATGGATTAAAAAAGACATTGTGGGTGCAGTAGAGCCTGCACATAAAACACCACTTTAA
- the acrR gene encoding efflux transporter AcrAB transcriptional repressor AcrR has protein sequence MRQAKTDLAEQIFSATDRLMAREGLNQLSMHKLAKEANVAAGTIYLYFKNKDELLEQFAHRVFSMFMATLEKDFDETKPFFEQYRQMWKNIWYFLQENPTILSNLKQYESLPNFKDICKNIKNCRWDLFCHQAQKAGLLAELSEDILFLLSLKTAINLASDAKFIDFDLKPEILESVIERSWRAIQK, from the coding sequence ATGCGACAAGCTAAAACAGACTTAGCCGAACAGATTTTTTCAGCGACAGATCGTTTAATGGCAAGAGAAGGGTTGAATCAACTTTCTATGCACAAACTTGCGAAAGAAGCAAATGTGGCCGCAGGAACGATTTACCTTTATTTTAAAAACAAAGATGAGTTGCTCGAACAATTTGCACACAGAGTGTTTTCAATGTTTATGGCAACGCTTGAAAAAGATTTTGATGAAACTAAGCCTTTTTTCGAACAGTATCGACAAATGTGGAAAAACATTTGGTATTTCTTACAAGAAAATCCCACTATTCTATCCAATTTAAAGCAATATGAATCTTTGCCGAATTTCAAGGATATTTGTAAAAACATTAAAAATTGCCGTTGGGATTTATTTTGTCATCAAGCACAAAAAGCTGGCTTATTAGCGGAATTATCTGAAGATATTCTCTTTTTATTAAGTTTGAAAACGGCGATAAATTTAGCCTCTGATGCAAAATTTATCGATTTCGATCTTAAGCCTGAAATTTTAGAATCTGTGATTGAACGCTCTTGGCGTGCGATTCAGAAATAA